From a region of the Solanum stenotomum isolate F172 chromosome 2, ASM1918654v1, whole genome shotgun sequence genome:
- the LOC125855911 gene encoding uncharacterized protein LOC125855911, with product MGQLAYFSNRRAARLEASIPVMILASLDDVVILLSATIYAITAWIAVCEHGQGATEEVTTLKATIAALRRDVDQLKSSDMSMIFGTMEIPDVPVDPAMPPPTTCEDVRVEEAANTESEEKTDEEMLGFAEEGRLDIRALLRLMRPW from the coding sequence ATGGGGCAGCTAGCCTATTTTTCCAATCGTCGTGCTGCCAGGCTTGAGGCCTCTATTCCGGTCATGATTCTGGCATCCCTGGATGATGTTGTGATACTATTGAGTGCTACCATTTATGCTATTACGGCTTGGATAGCGGTGTGTGAGCATGGCCAAGGGGCTACCGAGGAGGTGACGACCTTAAAGGCTACTATTGCTGCACTGAGGAGAGATGTAGACCAACTGAAGTCCTCTGACATGTCCATGATTTTCGGGACGATGGAGATCCCAGATGTGCCAGTAGATCCAGCTATGCCTCCGCCTACCACCTGTGAGGATGTTCGAGTTGAGGAGGCAGCTAATACTGAGTCTGAGGAAAAGACAGATGAGGAGATGCTTGGGTTTGCTGAGGAAGGGAGGCTTGACATCAGGGCCTTACTGAGACTAATGAGGCCATGGTAG